aaattaaaaaaaaaacccactgaaaCACATTACAAAGGTACAAATTTCAGAGCCGTCAGAGATGTCAAGAGACTGAGTACTACTAATGGGGAGGATGCTAGACGAGATGGAGAAAAAAACTCAAACAAGATAGCTCCCTTCTCTCTTTAAATGATAGTGAATTTGTACCCCGAGGAACACAAAATTCAATTCTGTATCCTAAGTTTCAAAATAAGACAGGCCAGCAAAGGCCATTTAGCAAACCGTCCAGACAACTGCAGCTTCCTGGCATCCTTAGTCACTGCATCAGAGTACTGTGCTCACTAAGACATTGACCTTGGTACGGCCATTTTGACACTGAAGGAGACTTCATACTTTAACCCACTGCTGGGAAGCCTACTATGGAATGGGTACTTTGACTGGTTTATTGAGCACTCTCAACCTGTGAGATTAAAAGATTGAGACAACACCCAAAACAATTTAAAGATTAAGAACTATATATATCACCTTTCCAAAGTCCCGAAAGTAGCTCAATGGATACTGAGCTTAGCTTTCCTGACGAGGCATCCCTAGTGTCTACACTAAGAACCTCCGCGTAGACTTACCTGTGAGGCACTCACAGACACTACATAAAAGCTGGCATTCTTCGTTCTTACTTAGAAATTGAAAACCCTTCACTGCAAGCCCTTCACATGTTCTCTCTTCCCTACACTTTTATCTACATGCCCAGACACATGGACTACTTCCTCAGCCAAACACATTCATGAGTGACATTCAATTTTGCCCCATGTAAGCTGCAAAGTCCCCGACCTAGGTCCCGTGAGTTGATGTGGTGAGTTATTCGGAAACGCAAAATTCCGGGGCAGACAAATACATGTCCCCACACTATGCTGACAGCCGAAAGCATCTGGACACTGAGGCGATAAAGCACCTGTCAGGCAGTGATGCAGGTCCTGGAACCCACCAAACACATCACCACTTAAAAGCTTTAAACTGCTCAAAAATGACATCTGAAGACTGACATGATTCTGACTTTATTAGATCAGAACaaatgaagtagcagcaaaagaTCAATTCCACAATCTGGCTTCACTGGTCCTCGAACAAGAAGGAAAGTGCAGTCAGAGATGCATCTCTGGTCTCAGCCTCTCAGAACCGCACTTGAGCCCTGAAGTGCATCTGCTTAGTAGCATTGTTCTTCATCCCCGTCTTCAGCATCCACTTTGACTTCATCCTTTGAACATACTGCATGTCCCGCTCACGCATGAGAGCTGCTCCTGCGGTTGGAAGGAGGGTAAGAaatgaggcaaggtctctcactggttGCCAGAGAAGTCAAATCTTTGTAGAGAATTTCCAAAGTGGCTTAGGGTAAGCAAGTTCTATATTTAAAGACATGCCAATGTGGGGGACTCTAAGCAACGGAGCCCGGAAGTCTACGTGAGCCCAGAACTGTGTGTGAGAACTTTGTAAGCAGTGAGTCTGCAGTGATTCTAGGCACCAGAGCTTTCCAGCACATCAGAGGGCCCGTCCTCctatctccaccacctccacctggaCTGTTATTTctcagaagaggagaaagacagcTTTGTACAGCACATTCTAAGAGCTAAGTGATGGCACCCTGTGGTCTCAAAGCTTAATAACTTCAGCTGTCGGCTCTACTCATTCTAATCTTCTATTTAGAAAAACTGCCAAAGAGGGCTGTCAACAAGTAGTACATGCACTATAGCACACATGCAGGAGGACAGTCAAGTCTCTCAATTATATCCCTTGTATGGATAGAAACTGATCTTTAATAATGCTCACGATATAAAAGTTTATAACATGTGACTACACGTTAGATTCCACAGTTCAAGCTATTAACCACTAAGATATTGTTTCTGTGTTACTTCCAGGTAATTTCAACTTGTACTGATTTCTAAGTTATACTTTTTATAACTATTATAAACATGATATACTATTATATACATGATAAACTATTATAAACATGATGTATATCAAATTACTAAGCCAGGAATATTATGTATATAAGAATATAAGTCTTGGACTTACTGCCCTAGGTATCATATGGTAACAGAAGCTCCAGAGCTAAGAAGTCAAGCTTCCCTTGGAGAAGACCCAGTACGATGCAAATGATATCATGTCACCCAAGCCCACGAAAGCCATGGATCATCAATGTACCTGTGCTGCCTGTCCAGCCCAGGGCTCGGTATTGCTGGAGTACCCTGCCCACAGCCTTCTGGTTTCTAGCAACTGTCACAGCTCTTGGCAAGCCAAATCGTTGTTTGTAGTATCTCATCAAGGAGCGATGACCCACTCTGGCACCTGTTTTTCAAAAGAGCAAACATTCAAATCCTGAACAGGGAAGTTCTTTCAAGTTAGAGCTATAAGCCAAAGGCTTCCAAAAAAATCTTCAAGGGCATAAAACTTTAGGAAGCCTAGTAGGAAAACAGAAGTAATCCTAGGGCAGTCTTCATCTGCTGGAGAAAAAATAgaccagcattaaaaaaaatataagagataAAGGCTAAAAACTCCCTGAAAAGATCAAACAGGAATAGTCCCGACATTAGGTCTACAAGTCATAGACAGagcagaacaaaaaaaatcatcttttctcTGGGTCAGTGTATTACTCCAGGGCTCCTCCAACAGGAGTAAACTTTACCCCACAGGGACATCCGACACCCACTGGCGACATCTTTCTTGTTACAGCTGGACTGCTACTGACATCTAGTGGCTGAAGGACAGAAATGCTACTGAACAGGGCAAAATTCAGAGGCAGACCACCAACAGCAAAGTATCGTCCAGTGATAAAGCTAAATTCTCTTCAAAGCCTGTGATTATTTAAGAAATCGAATGAAGTCAGGtcaggtggtggcgcatgcctttaattccagcactcgggaggcagaggcaggcagatctctgagttgaggccagcatggtcaacAAGAACTAGTTTCTCATGGTCTTTGGATGCCAGCATGGACAGATAAAAGATATCTCTCTGAAGCCAGCTACTTGATGCTTCTGGCATTTTCCTAATAAGACCTTGGTTTGCACCTAGTGCCTCAACTCAGGAAAATCACTGAATGTCCATGTGAGATGAATCTAATGGGAAAAGATTCACATCTAAATGAAGGTCCTCTCTGAAAATCTCAGCATTTTTACTCAGATTTCCAGATTACAATGCTAGTCAGGTGTACAGATTTGCAAGGATATTTATccctaaatgaataaaaactaaaatggtAATTAGTATACAGTAAATAAATATGATGTTCATAAGCAACATTTGCAAATGTATCTTCCAACTACTAAGAGCTGGCAGAAGAGAAGTGAGCTACTTTTGCCATCGGTTACAGTGAGAACTTGGCACTAACACCATATAAAGTGCTAAGAGCAGCTCAACCTGAAGGCACACATCAGCTTTAGAACACTATGGTTGCCCAATAACAACATTTATGACTGACTTATAAAACTTCTGTCCATCCAGCTTCCATCATGCAACTGCTTATGAAACTATCCATTCCTGCTGAACAGCCAATGCAACTGATATTAGATATTAGAGTATCTCCAACTCTAACATCCTAAAATTAATTGTGCATTTCTTATAGATACAACACTAGTTTCATCTGGCCAGTTGGCAAATAAATCAATGTATCTTTCACACCAATTTCCTCCATAGGAACTGAAAAGTAATGAAGGAAAAGGAACTGTGCCTCTCCACAGTCTTCCAGAGAAATGCTCAGAGCGCCCTCTACTGGGTACTTTTTTCACTGTCTCAGAGGCCAGGAAATGAGCAAGGAGCCTCTGCCTACACAATCCTTCTCCAGTTCTCTGGTCAGAAGGgcgcaggcctcccatggacatcaacaaagcatggcacatcaagctaAGGcaagaccaagctcctccccctgcatcaaggctgggcatgggaactaggttcccaaaagccagctcaggTGCCAGGTACAGGCCCTGCTTCCACAAACAGATcaactgtcacacatatacagagggcCTGGGTTGGTTCCATACAGGCTTCCTAGCTGTCTGTCTAGAGTTCTTGAGCTCCCATGAGCCCAGACCACTGTGTATTGTATAGGCTACAATACATGACAATAAAACTTCCTGACTATCTAAGAATTTTATCCTCAAGGCATTCTCTCTGTTCTAGGCATTAAAGGTTATTATGTCTGAGTTAATGACAGCTTGTTGTATTAGATGTGTTTAGCTGCTTCGGTAGAGCAAAACAGGAAAGCAAGATTCAACATATATAATGCTTCACCAGATACCTTCATGGCAAAGGGGGTGCTGCTACTGCAAAACTCCCTACGCAATGGACAAAGCAGAGAAAGGCTTGGTGTGAGGTCCTGGATAAGGAGCCTGAACACAGGTCAGCTTCATATGCCATGTGAAGACAAGAGGATGGAATTTCCAGGCCTGCTGTAAAGCCTGCCTGTGTTATGTACACAGTAAACACCAGGTATCAGTTCATATTACTAACATCTCTATACTCCTTCTCTTTCATTTCAAACCATGCCTTCCTTCTGCAGCGACTCCATTCTTACCAGTTAACTgcacacttcttcctttctatataataaataacagtGGATGCTTCTCATATTCATGACTTCTTCATCTTCTCATTCCTGGGATAAATTCCTACACTGAGTCCTACTTTCCAAGGAAGAAGGTAGAATTCATCCTCCATGCCTCTTCTCCAACTACTAGAGATAGGCAACCCAGCACTGCTATTCAAATATCAACATATCAAACTATTGTGGAAACCTGCTTCAGTTTGAGTGAAGAAACCAGAAACTTAAGGTGGTAGGACCTAATTGACAGAAGCAGATCACTGGAGCCTGCTCCCTGGAGACTACTGTATCCCTATTCCCTTTGCTATGAGGTAAACAGTCTCCTCTACCACATGGTCCCACAGCCATTATATTTTTACCCAAATGCATTTGGGTTAATGGTCATGGACTGAGttttctgaaaccatgaaccaagATAAATTCCTGTTTAAGCCATATTTTTGGTCATACCTATGCAAAAGTAACTGACAGAAAGCCTGAGCTATGTAAGAACACATGTACCATAGGAATCAGTTCAAAGAGGggaaagaacataaaaaaaaaagaaagaaatgaaggaaggaaggaaggaaggaaggaaggaaggaaggaaggaaggaaggaagaaagaaaacctgaGAGGAAAGCCTAGAAAGAtagatggcttagtaggtaaggTGCTTGTCATGTAAATAATTAGGACCAAAATTCAGGTGCCCAGAACCTAGGTAAAAAGTTGGGAATcttggcacacatctgtaaccctggccTGGAGGGGTGCGTTCCTGGAACTCATAGTTCAGCCTAGGAAAAATGATGAGCTATATAGGTTTAGTGAGAAACTACCAAGTAATGAGGAGGAGAGCAACTCAGGAAGATGCccaacactgacctctgacctctacacgcacatgtatacacagagaagaccagaaacaagaaaaagacatacatacatatatacagaagggagagggggagtgaTCTATaagtctacattttaaaaaataaaattaaggaaatattCTAAACctgaaaagaaacaaggaaaaccacAATCCAGTTTTATTGAGACAGCCAACTTGGAGCTAAGCAGCTACTTTTAAAGTTTATAAGTACTTGAGAACACAAAACCAACCACTTTAAGGTCCAAGTTCTTTTCCCTCGGTCCAGCAGGTAACTGAAGATGACACGTGCCTTCCACAGCACACCGGCAGTAAGCTATTTCTTCCTGACAAATACACTCACCAGAAGGAAGTATCAGCTCCATGGTTTCATCATCACATTCCAAGGTCTTTTCTGAGGACAGCTCCTCAATCTCACCAGGGTCCTGCCCCTCCTCGTAGTCTGGGTAGCTACTCCTACAACAGTAAAACAGCACTAATGAATGGACTTGACTCAACAAACTGCATTTGCAAACGCCACAAGGCTACCACCAGCATCCAGGGAAAGTCCACTAAGGAACTGAGGGATGAAACTACTGTTAGAATTTCTCTGCAACATAGGTGACCAAATGACTCTCAAGAGGATGTCTTCCTCTCTCTAGAAAGATTAGCAAATGCAGAAGACATGAACACAGAACTGGCCAACAAGTTATTCCCAACAGAAACAAGTTCTAGAAGACTGCGGCCGGACAGAACTCTGTGATGGCAGAAAGTCACGTGTCTCACATGTTAGCTTTAGATAGGCAGGCTTTCAAGTACTGAACTTTTTCAATGCAGATAGTCTGACGAAAGCACTgaatttttaatatcttttatttcACTTAAGTAGCCACAAGATATACCTAGTAATTACCACACTGGACAGTGTAGTTCTAGAATCTGTTTCTAAATATATCCAAATTTTCCTATTTAAATTACCCAGAGAAAAATGACTAGACAGTgatgggagatggctcaatgggtaaagcacCAGCCAGGCAaccagacctgagttcaattccgagcacccacataaaagcaaaGCACAGCAATGTCTGTCTATACCCACAACACATTATCTACTTTTGttttatagaataaatatattatttaatgctGGTTTATCAAGGCTCATACTGCTAATCACTTTGGAGACAAAACAGCACACCaagtccacaaaaaaaaaaaaaaggacattcaAACAAAGAACATACTATTCTGTGTTGAGATGTTTGCTATTGTTAGTACTATGGAACAAACTCAGAACCTTAAATAAGCCAGCCAAGTGCTTTCCTCCTGAGCCATCCCTAGGCAGGAAACTTTTTAACCATTTGCATCAGTATCAACTTTAACTCCTAGCAACAGCTAGGAGCACACTGGTAAATAGTAACAATGCAACAGAAGGAGTTATCCCATCAACAAGAGGAACAATAGTAATAATACAAATTGTGTGAAAAGGTAGTAAGGGCTATAAGAATAATAAgggagggggctagagagatggctcagaggttaagagcattgcctgctcttccaaaggtcctgagttcaattcccagcaaccacatggtggctcacaaccatctgtagtggggtctggtgccctcttctggcctgcagtcatacatacagaatattgtatacataataaataaataaatatttcaaaaaaaaaagaagaagaagggataAAAATGATTAGGTAGGCATTGCTGTTTTATGAAAGACAGTCATGGAAGGTCACAATGGCAAGGTGAAATTTATTAGAGTCCTTCAGGAAATGAAAACCCAAATCACTGGACTCTCTGAGCTAAAGTGAAGTGCAAAAACTCTGAGATTCGCATACCTGATAtatattagaaagaaaaagacacaggcaTGCAAACAGCAAAAGCATAGCTAGAGTTAGAACACTGGGACACTGTAGGCCATCAACTTCTGGCTGTTACTTTCAGGAGGAAGAAAAGCCCTTGGAATATTTTGAGCAGCACTTGATCTGACTTAATATGATAAAAGGATCCCTCACGCTAGCTTTGAGAATATTAACACAGAAGGTGGTGAGGAGGAAAAGTAAGATCAGGAAGGCAACAAAACTGATGGCAAACTAGCCCTGACAgtggaggaaatgaaaaatagcCACACATACTGAAGATAACTTCAAGGTAGATGAAACAGGATCTGATTAAAGAATTAATGcaaacataaagataaaataccAAGAATGACTGAAAAATTATTGGCTTGCacactgggaaggacagaatTATCATTTATGTAAGGTAGAGTAGGCTTGATTGCATAGCAGAATGCAATACAAATGTTCAATAGAGCTTCAAAGTTTGAAGTTAGAGATATAAATTGGTAGTCATAGGCCATAGAAGGTACTGAAATCTGCTAGACTGAGTAGGAGCCTAAAAGTACAAAAAGCAGATGTATATAAAGAAATCAGAATGTTTAGACTTCAAGGCAGTTACCAAGTTGACTATCTCTGGTGTTTGCTTAGCCTACTCCCAATTAGACAATCAGTCTAAAGGTCAAACACACTGCAGTCTGGTAGGAAACTAGAGAGGAATAAATATTATCTACTGCTTAGGGAGGATGCGTTCTATCTCTAGCAGAAACTCAAATAAGACTTCTGCAGTGCCAAGGCCTCTAATTTTGCTATCCAACAGCCACTTTCAACTGCAAACTACAAAatcagaaagagagaacaaaaaagtTCTAAAAGATTAAAATTTTTCTGACCATCTGTATCACTTGGGCTGTGGCTGCTTGGCACGGTACTTACACATACCTGTACATACACTATGCTATATCACAGAAATTTTGACAAAAGCAACTAATTATTCACCTAATATGCTCGTTACATATATATGAATTGTTCAAGATTCCAGTTAGAATTGACTACCTATGAAATGATCTTTCTACCAAATGCCAGGAGCTGGCATAAAGTCAGTCTTTGACTCAAAGTCTCTTAAGGAGCCCAAAACAAGAAACCTAATTTTTGTATGTCCATTCAGAAggtaattaataaaatcaaagttCTGACCACTTAATCACAAAGAATAAAACCAAGTCATTGACACTTTGGGATAGAGATCCTGATGATTCTAGAAGTGTTCAAGTGAGCTTGTTAGCAGAAAAATGTGTAATGTGGTTAAGAATACATTGGGAGAAGTTGAGTGTGACATCACAGCTTGCTGCACGATGAGCCCAGCTCATTTTcaagagggggaggggcagacacTGCGCATTATCACTTCAGTACAGATACGACTTCAACTCCTTCACAAACTCCATCTTACCTAAAGTCATAGAAGTCTGCGAACTCCAAAGCCGCGTCACCATCTGTGAAGAGCTTGCAGTGGCTCTTGTCattcatgtgtgcctgcacagcTTCTGTGGAGTAGAAGGATTTCCCTTTCTCATTGCACCACAAGCAAATCTTGCCAACACCGACTTTCTCTCCTGGTAACAAAATTTAAGGGAAAACTAAGAAGTCAGTCTTCCCAAAGCAGGTTAAATCTCACTATTCTCACAAATTGAAAAACATTTCTTcatcaaaagaaaatgattgtaCTCACCCAAATATTTAATGAGTCCTTTCAGATCTGAAAGATATTCTATATCAGGAATAAAGAAGCTGTGGATTTTAGTCATATGAGCCACATTCTTCATGAGGGAGCTTGAGTGGTGGGAACAAAATAAGCAGTCTGTTACTGGGATGGCACTCGGGGGCGGGCTCTCCCCAGCTTCTGTATCTTCTGCATCCTCTTCATCCAGTCCAGGGTTCTCACATTCCAATCCATCATCTGAATCAATATCTTCCCAATCTTCAAGCCagacattttgaaaaacaaatttacttttaaaaatatatttaagtaagCACAAAGACACCATGATGATTCATGACCTATTATAATCCTGCCTGTCCCCCAGAAGCCAAACTCTCTCTCAAGACCTCACTTTAGACTCTTATTTACCCTCAAGACATGCTTGAATGCTAACAAACATTGATCTTTCTCTCTAACTCGCTCCTATGCCTCACAGTACCTAGCCCAGTActtgatagagatagagagataaatGGATTCTGAATTGGTTGAATAACAGTGTCGACCATTTCCACTTCACAGGAATACTTGACTGTATATTATGCTATGTGTGACTGTGTTATATATGAACTGCTGCTATTTTGTGAATGTATGTGTCCTCCCAAATTCAACTAAATCACCAATGTGACCGGTGGGAACTCGATTAGCCCTCACGAACGGGTTGATATCCTAAGAAAAGGACTCAGGTGAACCAGCTATCCTTTGCTTGTCCTCCACGAGTCCACAACCTagacctctctctgcctttcccatcATGTAGACAAAGTCTGAGAAAAATACCCTGTCCATGGAACAGGCCCTCAGCAGACAGTCAAGCTGCCAGCAGCGAGACTCTTGACTTAGAGACATCCAGGACTGTGTGGCATCATATGTTAGTGTTCCTTATACATTAGCAGGCTTAAGATATTTTGCTAGAGAAGCATAAGCAGACTGAGACATTAACCCAAACTCTGCCAGTATTCAGATGCTGGAGGGGTGGCGGAATCAATACTTCATAAAGAGCCTTGATTGCTGGCTGGAGCCCCCACATTTCAGGCTTGCTTGGCAGTTTAACCCCCTGGCTCAGTTTGAATCAATTATGCTAAGTGCCAAACCCTAAGAAGCCACTAGAATGACAACTGCTAAAGCAGTGTGCCAACAGCCTGTCTTTCCGTGTGCACAGGTGTGAACCCTCACCCGTATGCCACTCGTTTATAAAGCAACTCTCCTTTTATTCTGGGCCCCGAATCCACAATAGGGAAGCAGAACGACAACATTTCCTGTGGAGGTGCAGACTAGTGAGGCATTTAAAGCCTTTGGCTCATCACTCTGCAATGTCCTAATGAAAGCCCTCATTTTTAATTCCAACAAACACGTGCTATTTCCTtcaaaacacataaagaaaacttcatatgaatgaaaaataaaaagtaaggctCGCCTCGCCCATAATAAGATGTTTAAGCAATCATTAAACACTCTTCCCCTCAGGTCATCCGAAGTTAGGTGAGGTCGAGGGCAACCATAAAAACGGAGGTCTCCAACCCATCTGCTGAACTATTTTAGACACAAATCGGTTAGCAACCTTAACTCCAGGCAGGATGCCGTGGGCAGATAATCCCAGCTCCCGCGAAGGCCGCAGTAAGGGGTTagaaagtcaaggccagcctggagaaCAGTGAGACCCAGTGGCAACACAGTAGAAAGGGCGGGCACGGCCTGGGTGGGTGTGGCTCCCTGACAAGCGTAGTTCAACCCCTGGAGGGGCAACATCCCTAAAACGGCCCCAGCCCTCCATCTCCATCGGCAAGTTTCCAGGGACCCGGTGCCTCACCCCAACCCAGACGGGGCCATTACCTTCCTCTTcgtcctcatcctcttcctcctgctcactctcctcccactgctGCTTCGCTAACTTCCTCGCCTGCTGCTCGAACCACTGCAGCCGGGGCGGTTTCTCCGCGGGGTCCCGATCCTGAGGGCCCCGCCGGCCCGCCGCCCTCGGGGACCCTTCCGCGGGCACGGAGGGCACTTTCTTGGGGGACGTGGAGGGCTGGGCTTTAATGGCCTGCTGGATGGCCGCGTTCATAGCATCCTTGCCCACGCTGTCGGCGCCCAGGCCCTTCTCCAGGTTCTTCTGGTTGAGCATCTCCACTTGCCGGCTCACCGCCCGCACCGCCTTCTTCTCCAGCTCCACGTGCCGCCGCGACTTGAGGTGGTTCTCGTAGGCCTTGAACGTGGCGAACTTCTTGCTGCACACGGTGCAGTAGGTGGCCGTGCCCTTGCTCTCCTCCTCCGCCACCGCCCGCTGCGCCCGCACCCGCTCCTGGAAGCCTTCGGCGGTCACCGGGTCCATGTCGGCCACCTTGCGCCGCAGGTTGTAGCGGTGCCAGTCCGTCTTGTAGTGCGCCCGCTGCATCTCCGCGTCGCGGAACGCCACCCGGCAGGTGATGCAGGTGTACGTCGCCATGGCGGGGCCGGGAGGGACAGGAGACGACCTAGCCGAGAACCCACCGAGCAGCGCTTCGGTCTCACCAGGTCCGAAGACACCACCTCGCCTGCAGCCACGCAAAGCTGCACCAGGTTCCGGCTTCCGGAATCTCATGGGGGAACATCCGGCCAGCCCACTAAGTACACTCGGCTGGGCAGAAAGTCCCGCCTCTTTCCCTAGACACGCCCCGGAAGAGGGGACACTTTGTTTCTAGTGCTCGGTCCGCCCTGTCAATCAGAGGCGTTTCCCGGAAGCCGCTGCCGCTGCCGCGTCATTGTGAGGAGCGCTGGGTAGGGTGACGTAGTTGTGCTGTGACGTGGGTAAAGTGACAgctgtgggagagggaggagggcgTGGGCTCTGCTCTGGGCTCCGGGAGGTCTCAGCGGCTCTCGCTCGGTGTGTTCCCTCCGGATTGTCTCCTGCGCTTCTGGAACGGGAGCTCAAACGTGGCGGCGACGTGGAGCTTCCGGAGCCTCCTGGCCCTGGAGTCCAGACCCAAGCCTCCGCCTCTGCAGCAAAGAGCGAGGGCGAACTCTTGCATGAAAAGTTTTCCCTACTGGGTGCCAAAAGCACAGGCTAGCCACTGTCACACAGAAATATAACCCGAGCCACGTGTGAAAATTTAAATCCAAGGAGCCATGCAAAAAGTAAAACTATTCGAAATTGCTTTTAATGATCGAAGTACTATTTCAGTATCTAAAAGCTaaagatacatatacatacatacatacatacatgcatatatcgTTAGACATTTTTAGGCTCCGTCGTTGGAGATCCCGGGGGGTATAACAGCCACCATTCATGCCAGTTTGGAAATCGCCCCATTTTATGTACTCGATTTGTCTATATAACCTCATATATATGGTggagcacgaataataaaaacccagagacagatatttgggttcaagatgaagatcataaaaacaaagcaatcaaGTCACTAGAGAGTTCTGACCTCTACCAAGGTTCAgacaaaggggcgatcctgttcTCAATATGACTACAGACTGCAATGAGTTCCTCTTCTCCTACCTTAGATCCCCCCCCCATAtcactcctgcctcctcctccctagtgatggaattaaagatgGAATTAAAGGCGCATGACTCCCTAGTGATGGAGTCACActttctctttttagacagattGACTCTCGAggttgagtcctgggattaaaggtgtgtgacgcCACCCACTGGCTGCTCAATGGACTTTGCCTCTTTAAACAGCATTGGTACCTCCATTAAATTTTGtagtgaaggtcagagaatacGCTTTGTAGTCAATGTGGCTTTTCCTATGCTAGCAATGGGACCTGAATTTATTTGCCACTCCTTATCAGGATGTTCTTAATTTGCTTGCTATCATTTAGATACGGTGTGTCCCTTCATGATTTGTGTGTTAAAACAGTGTTCCTCAGTGTCACAGTGTTGGAAGTCAGTGGTAATTTAAGAGGTAATTGAGTCATGAGAACTTCACCTTCATGAGTGGATTAGTGTTTTTGTCAAGAAATTGGGAGTAGATTGTTTGCTAGAAGAGTTGCCAGTGGAAAGCTGGAGAGCCTCCCCCATCACCATGTGGTACCCATCTTCCACACACATCCCCCTTcgcctctccttttcttccaccTGTGGAGCATCATTTCAGCCATCAGCAGCAGTTCGTAGATGCCACCTCCCTACTCCTGGACCTCTGGGACTGAGaactaaacatatttatttataaacttcCCAGCCTCAGGAGTTCTGTTATAGCAACAGGAAATAGACTAAGTCATCTAGTACACGTAC
Above is a window of Microtus pennsylvanicus isolate mMicPen1 chromosome 6, mMicPen1.hap1, whole genome shotgun sequence DNA encoding:
- the Znf622 gene encoding cytoplasmic 60S subunit biogenesis factor ZNF622; this encodes MRFRKPEPGAALRGCRRGGVFGPGETEALLGGFSARSSPVPPGPAMATYTCITCRVAFRDAEMQRAHYKTDWHRYNLRRKVADMDPVTAEGFQERVRAQRAVAEEESKGTATYCTVCSKKFATFKAYENHLKSRRHVELEKKAVRAVSRQVEMLNQKNLEKGLGADSVGKDAMNAAIQQAIKAQPSTSPKKVPSVPAEGSPRAAGRRGPQDRDPAEKPPRLQWFEQQARKLAKQQWEESEQEEEDEDEEEDWEDIDSDDGLECENPGLDEEDAEDTEAGESPPPSAIPVTDCLFCSHHSSSLMKNVAHMTKIHSFFIPDIEYLSDLKGLIKYLGEKVGVGKICLWCNEKGKSFYSTEAVQAHMNDKSHCKLFTDGDAALEFADFYDFRSSYPDYEEGQDPGEIEELSSEKTLECDDETMELILPSGARVGHRSLMRYYKQRFGLPRAVTVARNQKAVGRVLQQYRALGWTGSTGAALMRERDMQYVQRMKSKWMLKTGMKNNATKQMHFRAQVRF